The following proteins are co-located in the Triticum aestivum cultivar Chinese Spring chromosome 1A, IWGSC CS RefSeq v2.1, whole genome shotgun sequence genome:
- the LOC123185262 gene encoding heavy metal-associated isoprenylated plant protein 44-like — protein MADLVSDVLLSFFCCCFYPPGGHHDTRHYRGHPAGRSSAHRHHHGAAGRTVASRSRPALSLQTVELKVRMCCDGCERAVMQSLVNLRGVDSVEVDAGTGKVRVTGYVERGKVLREVRRRSGKKADFWPSGGTPLRFASPGGCFGGSEPYRDTYSYHRRGYGDGGDRHGRARRPARGSDAVSNMFNDDDVNACAIM, from the exons ATGGCGGACCTGGTCTCCGACGTGCTCCTGTCcttcttctgctgctgcttctACCCTCCCGGGGGGCACCACGACACGCGACACTACCGCGGCCACCCGGCGGGCAGAAGCTCCGCGCATCGTCACCACCACGGCGCCGCGGGTCGTACGGTGGCCAGTCGGAGCAGACCGGCCCTGTCTCTCCAG ACGGTGGAGCTCAAGGTCCGGATGTGCTGCGACGGCTGTGAGCGAGCCGTGATGCAGTCTCTCGTGAACCTCCGAGGAGTGGACAGCGTGGAGGTGGACGCCGGGACGGGGAAGGTGAGGGTGACGGGGTACGTGGAGCGGGGAAAGGTGCTGCGGGAGGTACGCCGCCGGAGCGGGAAGAAGGCGGACTTCTGGCCGAGCGGCGGCACGCCGCTGCGCTTCGCGTCTCCCGGGGGCTGCTTCGGCGGCAGCGAGCCGTACCGCGACACCTACAGCTACCACCGACGCGGCTACGGTGATGGTGGTGATCGTCACGGCCGCGCCCGCAGGCCTGCTCGTGGCAGCGACGCCGTCAGCAACATGTTCAACGACGATGATGTCAACGCGTGCGCGATCATGTGA